GTGGTGCTCGGCGGCGACCACAGCACGCCCTTGGGCTATATGCACGCGCTGGCCGAGCGCCACGAAGAATTCGCCATTCTGCAGTTCGACGCGCACTGCGACCTGCGCCCGTCCTACGAAGGGTTTAAGTACTCGCACGCCAGCATCATGTACAACGCGCTGGAGCTGCCGCAGGTGAAGAAGCTGGTGCAGGTGGGCATCCGGGACTACTGCCAGCAGGAAGCCGAGCTCATCGAAACCTCGAACGGCCGCGTGGCGCTGTTTGGGCAGCGTTTTCTGAGCGACGAGAAGTTTGCTAAGAAATCCTGGAAGAAGGTGTGCGGCAAAATCATTGCGCAGCTGCCCAAAAAGGTCTACATCAGCTTCGATATTGACGGATTGGACCCCAAGCTGTGCCCCGGCACCGGCACGCCCGTGCCCGGCGGCCTGGAGTACGAGGAGGCCACCTATCTGCTGCGGGCCATTGTGCGCGCCGGCATTCAGATTATTGGTTGCGACCTCAACGAAGTGGCCCCCGGCGACACCGAGTGGAACGCCATTGTGGGGGCGCGCCTGCTCTACCAACTTTGCAACTGGATGGCCGTATCTCAGGGCAAACTGGCGGCCAAGGGTGTAGCCGCCGAATAAGCTTCTCTCACCTCAACCAACTTCTTTATGCTTGGTTTTATTCTCAAAATTGTGCTCACGGCCGGCCTCGTGTATGGCCTGAGCATGGTGCTGCCGGGCGTGGCCCTGGGCGGTTTCGGCAGCGCCATCATTCTGGTGCTGGTGCTGGGCGTGCTCAACGCCGTGGTGAAGCCCATTCTCAAAATCCTGGGTTTCCCCATCACCATTCTCACGCTGGGCCTGTTTCTACTGGTCATCAACGTCATCATTGTGAAGCTGGCCGATTTCCTGATGACCAGCTTCGATGTGCACGGCTTGCTGAACGCGCTGCTGTTCAGCCTGGCGCTGTCGGTGGTCAACGCCATTGTGGACCTGGTGGTGGACTAACGCCGGCCAATCGAAACGCAAAAGCCCCGGTAGCCGCAGCTGCCGGGGCTTTTGTGCGTTGATGCCAAGCGCTTACGCCGGGGCCTGCTGCCGCTGGCGCCACCACCGCAAGCCCGCGGCTACGCTGCCACCCAGCAGCAGCAGCGGCCAGAGGTTGGTGAGCAGGACCAGTCCGCTCAGCACCCACGACCAGCCCCGGTTAAACGCCTCCGCAAAGCGAGGCGCAAAAGCCGGCAGGGGCGCCGCCGGCTCCGGCGCGGGCAGGTACTGGAAGTAGTGCAGCGCCAGCGTGGCCCATTTCCGCTGCGCGCCAAAACGTTGCAGACGTGCTTCCGCCTCGGCAATTCCGGCTTGCAGCTCCCGGCCCTGAGCGGCAAGTTGCTGCGCCTGGGCCGGGGAAGTGGCTTTGGCCAGTAGCTGTTGCTGCTTCGTCTGCGCCGCCTGCTGGTCGTTGAGGGCATTGCTGGCTTCCAGCACGTCGCCGGTGATGTCGGAAGAGGTGACGTCCTTGCTCTCGACGCGGCCCAGCTTACTCAGCGCCGCCACCAGCCGCACAAAGTTGGCGGGCGGCACGTTGAGGGTCAGGTCCTGCTGTCGTTGGCCGTCGGTGCTGGTTTCGTGCGCCGACGCCTGAAAAGCGCCATACACCGCAAGCAGGCTGTCGATGCTGACGCTGGCTTTGTCAAAAGACGCCACGCCGAGGTTCAATTTGCCTTCGTACACCACAATGCGGTTGGTGGCAGCTGCGCCCAAGGTCCCGTTCCCGGACGCGACCTTCGCCGTGGGTTGGGCAACAGAAGTCGCCGTTTGTTCCTCTGAGGCCTGGCTGCACCCCGCCAGTCCGAGTCCAAATAGGACCGGAAAAATCAGGTTTTTCATCGGAAGATTATTGGGAAAGCTGAAAGTGAAAACAAACTGCGGCGCAGCTGACCCTTTATCCGGCGAGGTCGTTTCGGTAGCCCATTACCAAGCAAAAAGCCCGACTTTTACGGCCGGGCTTTTTTGTTTATAACAGCGCATAACGCTGGTTATTAGATTGTTTATACGCGGCTGATTTCGGCGCCCAATGCATTCAGGCGCTGGTCGATGAACTGGTAGCCGCGGTCAATCTGCTCCACGTTGAGGATGGTGCTCTTGCCTTCGGCCGACAGCGCGGCGATGAGCAGGGCCACGCCAGCCCGAATGTCGGGCGAGGTCATGGTGATGCCGTGTAGCTGCTTCTGCTGGTCAAGCCCGATAACGGTGGCGCGGTGCGGGTCGCAGAGAATAATCTGGGCGCCCATGTCGATGAGCTTGTCGACGAAGAACAGACGGCTCTCAAACATCTTCTGATGAATGAGCACCGTGCCCTTGGCCTGGCAGGCCACCACCAGCACAATACTCAGCAAATCAGGAGTAAAGCCCGGCCAGGTGTGGTCCGAAACCGTGAGGATGGACCCGTCCAGGTAAGTGGCGATTTCATAGTGCTCCTGCGCCGGAATGTGGATGTCGTCGCCGCGGAATTCAAGCTGGATGCCGAGCTTGCGGAAGGTATCGGGGATGAGGCCCAACTCCGGAATCTGGCAGTCTTTGATGGTGATTTCGGAGCCCGTCATGGCCGCTAAGCCGATGAAGGAGCCGATTTCAATCATGTCGGGGAGCATGCGGTGCTCGGTGCCGCCGAGGCGGTCCACGCCCTCAATGGTGAGCAGGTTGGAGCCGATTCCCTGGATGTTGGCGCCCATGCGCACCAGCATGCGGCACAACTGCTGCAGGTAGGGCTCGCAGGCGGCGTTGTAGATGGTGGTGACGCCCTCGGCTAGCACGGCTGCCATCAGAATATTGGCGGTGCCGGTCACGGACGCTTCGTCGAGTAGCATGTGGGTGCCCGTCAGCTTGCCGTCGACTTTGATGCGGTAGAAATCCTTGCCTTCGAGCGTGAGCTTACCGCCCAGCTTTTCGAGTCCCAGAAAGTGCGTGTCCATGGGACGGCGGCCGATTTTGTCTCCGCCCGGCTTGGGCAGTTGGCAGCGGCCGTAGCGGCCCAGCATTGGCCCCAGAATCATTACCGAGCCGCGCAGGGCGCCGGCCTGGGCGATAAACTCCGGCGTGTCCAGATAGTCCAGATTCACATTTTCGGCCTGAAACACGTAGGTGTCGGTGGCCAGCTTGC
This DNA window, taken from Hymenobacter sp. 5317J-9, encodes the following:
- a CDS encoding DUF4349 domain-containing protein; this encodes MGAAATNRIVVYEGKLNLGVASFDKASVSIDSLLAVYGAFQASAHETSTDGQRQQDLTLNVPPANFVRLVAALSKLGRVESKDVTSSDITGDVLEASNALNDQQAAQTKQQQLLAKATSPAQAQQLAAQGRELQAGIAEAEARLQRFGAQRKWATLALHYFQYLPAPEPAAPLPAFAPRFAEAFNRGWSWVLSGLVLLTNLWPLLLLGGSVAAGLRWWRQRQQAPA
- a CDS encoding phage holin family protein, which codes for MLGFILKIVLTAGLVYGLSMVLPGVALGGFGSAIILVLVLGVLNAVVKPILKILGFPITILTLGLFLLVINVIIVKLADFLMTSFDVHGLLNALLFSLALSVVNAIVDLVVD
- the murA gene encoding UDP-N-acetylglucosamine 1-carboxyvinyltransferase — protein: MAAFEVRGGKKLRGEITPQGAKNEALQILCAVLLTPEPVTISNIPDIRDVNKLIELLRDMGVKVGKLATDTYVFQAENVNLDYLDTPEFIAQAGALRGSVMILGPMLGRYGRCQLPKPGGDKIGRRPMDTHFLGLEKLGGKLTLEGKDFYRIKVDGKLTGTHMLLDEASVTGTANILMAAVLAEGVTTIYNAACEPYLQQLCRMLVRMGANIQGIGSNLLTIEGVDRLGGTEHRMLPDMIEIGSFIGLAAMTGSEITIKDCQIPELGLIPDTFRKLGIQLEFRGDDIHIPAQEHYEIATYLDGSILTVSDHTWPGFTPDLLSIVLVVACQAKGTVLIHQKMFESRLFFVDKLIDMGAQIILCDPHRATVIGLDQQKQLHGITMTSPDIRAGVALLIAALSAEGKSTILNVEQIDRGYQFIDQRLNALGAEISRV
- a CDS encoding agmatinase family protein — encoded protein: MSKNDAALAKKIASFDPNAPGDVAGGLFGLPFTPEEAQVVVVPVPWEVTVSYRAGTAEGPAAVHEASLQVDLYDPDLPEAWKLGLAMEEADETIAAASRELRPKAADYIEWVEAGEPEEGLKKHSSVPGHVTVEGEKMLNWLKDKTGALLDAGKSVVVLGGDHSTPLGYMHALAERHEEFAILQFDAHCDLRPSYEGFKYSHASIMYNALELPQVKKLVQVGIRDYCQQEAELIETSNGRVALFGQRFLSDEKFAKKSWKKVCGKIIAQLPKKVYISFDIDGLDPKLCPGTGTPVPGGLEYEEATYLLRAIVRAGIQIIGCDLNEVAPGDTEWNAIVGARLLYQLCNWMAVSQGKLAAKGVAAE